In Nocardia yunnanensis, one DNA window encodes the following:
- a CDS encoding ABC-F family ATP-binding cassette domain-containing protein: protein MSTTLHARGLAAGHGERILFSDLDLILAPGDVIGLVGVNGAGKSTLLRMLADGRAPEGEIVLSPPDATVGYLAQEPERVAGETVLEFLRRRTGVAAAQHTMDAAAERLADGGEDEYSPALERWLALGGADLEQRAEEVAADLGLAGSLSHGLDTPMTVLSGGQAARAGLASVLLSRFDILLLDEPTNDLDLDGLARLEQFVTGVREPLMVISHDREFLARTVNRIVELDLAQQQVGVYDGGYESYLEERAIARRHAREAYDEFADTKAGLEARATMQRNWMEHGVRNARRKSKQDSDKMGRKARAESTEKQAAKVKQTLKRIERLDAVEEPRKEWDLRMSIAAAPRSGSVVATLSGATLSRGDFTLGPVTVQVDWSDRIVLTGANGSGKSTLLSLLLGKTKPDTGSAALGSGVAIGEVDQARGLFRGTATLADTFSAEVPDWNESDVRTLLAKFGLRGPHVVRPNDTLSPGERTRAALALLQARGVNLLVLDEPTNHLDLPAIEQLEQAVDSFEGTVLLVTHDRRMLDNVRTTRRWHLNAGTLTET, encoded by the coding sequence GTGAGCACCACTCTGCATGCGCGCGGCCTGGCCGCCGGACACGGTGAGCGGATCCTGTTCTCCGATCTCGACCTGATCCTCGCCCCGGGCGACGTGATCGGGCTGGTCGGCGTGAACGGCGCCGGGAAGTCCACCCTGCTGCGCATGCTCGCCGACGGCCGCGCCCCCGAGGGCGAGATCGTGCTCAGCCCGCCCGACGCCACCGTCGGCTACCTGGCCCAGGAGCCCGAACGAGTCGCGGGCGAGACCGTGCTCGAATTCCTGCGCCGCCGAACCGGTGTCGCCGCCGCCCAGCACACCATGGACGCGGCCGCCGAACGCCTCGCCGACGGCGGCGAGGACGAGTACTCCCCCGCCCTGGAACGCTGGCTCGCCCTCGGCGGCGCGGACCTCGAACAGCGCGCCGAGGAGGTCGCCGCCGATCTCGGCCTCGCCGGCAGCCTCTCGCACGGCCTGGACACCCCCATGACGGTCCTGTCGGGCGGTCAGGCCGCCCGCGCCGGCCTGGCCTCGGTCCTGTTGTCCCGCTTCGACATCCTGCTGCTCGACGAGCCCACCAATGATCTCGACCTGGACGGCCTGGCCCGCCTCGAACAGTTCGTGACCGGTGTCCGCGAACCGCTCATGGTGATCAGTCACGATCGGGAGTTCCTGGCCCGCACCGTGAATCGCATCGTGGAACTGGATCTGGCGCAGCAGCAGGTCGGCGTCTACGACGGCGGCTACGAGTCGTATCTGGAGGAACGCGCCATCGCCCGCCGCCACGCCCGCGAGGCCTACGACGAATTCGCCGACACCAAGGCGGGTTTGGAAGCGCGCGCCACCATGCAGCGCAACTGGATGGAACACGGCGTCCGCAATGCCCGCCGCAAATCGAAGCAGGACTCCGACAAGATGGGCCGCAAGGCCCGCGCCGAATCCACCGAGAAGCAGGCCGCCAAGGTCAAGCAGACCCTCAAGCGCATCGAACGCCTGGACGCGGTGGAGGAGCCGCGCAAGGAGTGGGACCTGCGCATGTCCATCGCCGCCGCCCCGCGCAGCGGTTCGGTGGTGGCCACCCTCTCGGGCGCGACCCTGTCCCGCGGCGACTTCACGCTGGGACCCGTGACGGTGCAGGTCGATTGGAGCGACCGCATCGTCCTCACCGGCGCGAACGGCTCCGGCAAGTCCACCCTGTTGTCCCTGCTGCTGGGAAAGACGAAGCCGGACACCGGATCCGCCGCTCTCGGCTCGGGCGTCGCCATCGGCGAGGTCGATCAGGCACGCGGATTGTTCCGCGGCACAGCGACTCTCGCCGACACCTTCAGCGCCGAGGTCCCCGACTGGAACGAATCCGACGTCCGCACCCTGCTCGCGAAATTCGGCCTCCGCGGCCCCCATGTGGTGCGCCCCAACGACACCCTTTCCCCCGGTGAACGCACCCGCGCCGCCCTGGCCCTCCTACAGGCACGCGGCGTCAACCTCCTCGTCCTGGACGAGCCCACCAACCACCTGGACCTCCCCGCCATCGAACAACTGGAGCAAGCCGTCGACTCCTTCGAGGGCACAGTCCTTCTGGTCACCCACGACCGCCGCATGCTCGACAACGTCCGCACCACCCGCCGCTGGCACCTGAACGCCGGCACCCTCACCGAGACCTGA
- a CDS encoding PspC domain-containing protein — MTSQIPTYTEQPHKRLTRSSTDKWIGGVCGGLGEYFGWSPNLVRILFVASCLLPGPQFLLYLALWIIIPKR, encoded by the coding sequence ATGACCTCACAGATTCCGACCTACACCGAGCAGCCTCACAAGCGTCTGACCCGCTCCAGCACCGACAAGTGGATCGGCGGCGTGTGCGGTGGGCTCGGCGAGTATTTCGGCTGGAGCCCGAATCTCGTTCGTATCTTGTTCGTGGCGTCGTGCCTGCTGCCCGGGCCGCAGTTCCTGCTCTACCTCGCGCTGTGGATCATCATTCCGAAGCGGTGA
- the glmS gene encoding glutamine--fructose-6-phosphate transaminase (isomerizing), translated as MCGIVGYVGYRDALDVVVDALRRMEYRGYDSAGVAILDGAGGLAVERKAGRLANLEAELAETGRQRFAGATGMGHTRWATHGAPTDRNAHPHRDHTNRVAVVHNGIIENFAPLRRELEEAGVELGSDTDTEVAVHLVARAYAKGDTAGDFVASALSVVRRLEGAFTLVFAHADHPGTIVAARRSTPLVVGVGQGEMFLASDVTAFIEHTREAVELGQDQAVVITADSYRVTDFHGGTDGVRTRPFTIDWDLAAAEKGGHDYFMLKEIQEQPQGVADTLIGHFAHGKIVLDEQRLHDQELREVDKVFVVACGSSYHAGLLAKYAIEHWTRLPVEVELASEFRYRDPVLDRSTLVVAISQSGETADTLEAVRHAKEQKARVLAICNTNGAQIPRESDAVLYTRTGPEIGVASTKAFLAQITANFLVGLALAQARGTKYPDEVAREFAELESMPKRVAQVLESADRVREIARQFAHVPTVLFLGRHVGYPVALEGALKLKELAYMHAEGFAAGELKHGPIALIEDGLPVFVVMPSPKGRAVLHSKLLSNIREIQARGARTIVIAEEGDDTVRPFADHLIEIPSAPTLYQPLLSTVPLQIFAAEVAQARGYDVDKPRNLAKSVTVE; from the coding sequence ATGTGCGGAATCGTGGGGTATGTGGGGTACCGGGATGCGCTCGACGTGGTGGTTGATGCGTTGCGCCGCATGGAATATCGAGGTTACGACTCCGCGGGAGTAGCGATCCTGGACGGGGCAGGTGGCCTCGCGGTGGAGCGCAAGGCCGGACGCCTGGCCAACCTGGAGGCCGAGCTCGCCGAGACCGGGCGGCAGCGTTTCGCCGGCGCCACCGGCATGGGCCACACCCGCTGGGCCACGCACGGCGCGCCCACCGACCGCAACGCGCACCCGCATCGCGATCACACGAACCGGGTCGCGGTGGTGCACAACGGCATCATCGAGAACTTCGCCCCGCTGCGTCGCGAACTGGAGGAGGCCGGGGTCGAACTCGGCAGTGACACCGACACCGAGGTGGCGGTGCACCTGGTGGCCCGCGCCTACGCCAAGGGCGACACCGCCGGCGACTTCGTGGCCTCCGCGCTGTCGGTGGTGCGCCGCCTGGAGGGCGCGTTCACGCTGGTCTTCGCGCACGCCGATCATCCGGGCACGATTGTCGCCGCCCGCCGCTCCACCCCGCTGGTGGTGGGTGTCGGCCAGGGCGAGATGTTCCTCGCCTCTGATGTCACCGCCTTCATCGAACACACCCGCGAGGCAGTCGAACTCGGCCAGGACCAGGCCGTGGTCATCACCGCCGACAGTTACCGGGTCACCGACTTCCACGGCGGCACCGACGGGGTGCGCACCCGCCCGTTCACCATCGACTGGGATCTGGCCGCCGCCGAGAAGGGCGGCCACGACTACTTCATGCTCAAGGAGATCCAGGAGCAGCCGCAGGGCGTCGCCGACACCCTGATCGGGCATTTCGCGCACGGCAAGATCGTGCTCGACGAACAGCGCCTGCACGATCAGGAACTGCGCGAGGTCGACAAGGTCTTCGTGGTCGCCTGCGGCAGCTCGTATCACGCGGGCCTGCTGGCCAAATACGCCATCGAGCATTGGACCCGGCTGCCCGTCGAGGTCGAGCTGGCCAGCGAATTCCGTTACCGCGACCCGGTTCTGGACCGCTCCACCCTGGTGGTCGCCATCTCCCAGTCCGGCGAGACCGCCGACACGCTGGAGGCGGTGCGCCACGCCAAGGAGCAGAAGGCGCGAGTCCTGGCCATCTGCAACACCAATGGCGCGCAGATCCCCCGCGAGTCCGACGCGGTCCTCTACACCCGCACCGGCCCGGAGATCGGCGTCGCCTCCACCAAGGCGTTCCTGGCCCAGATCACCGCCAACTTCCTCGTCGGCCTGGCGCTGGCGCAGGCGCGCGGCACCAAGTACCCGGACGAGGTGGCACGAGAGTTCGCCGAACTGGAATCCATGCCGAAACGCGTTGCGCAGGTGCTGGAGTCGGCGGATCGGGTGCGGGAGATCGCCCGGCAGTTCGCGCACGTGCCGACGGTGCTGTTCCTGGGCCGCCATGTCGGCTACCCGGTGGCGCTCGAAGGCGCCTTGAAGCTCAAGGAATTGGCGTACATGCACGCCGAGGGTTTCGCGGCCGGTGAACTCAAGCACGGCCCGATCGCCCTGATCGAGGACGGCCTGCCGGTGTTCGTGGTGATGCCATCGCCCAAGGGCCGCGCGGTGCTGCACTCCAAGCTGCTCAGCAATATTCGCGAGATCCAGGCCCGCGGCGCGCGCACCATCGTCATCGCCGAGGAGGGCGACGACACGGTGCGGCCGTTCGCCGACCACCTGATCGAGATCCCCTCGGCCCCAACGCTGTACCAGCCGCTGCTGTCCACCGTCCCGCTGCAGATCTTCGCCGCCGAGGTGGCGCAGGCGCGCGGCTACGACGTCGACAAGCCCCGCAATCTCGCCAAGTCGGTCACCGTCGAGTGA
- the rplM gene encoding 50S ribosomal protein L13 produces MPTYSPKGGDVTRKWYVIDATDVVLGRLSVQAANLLRGKTKPTYAPNVDGGDFVIIINADKVAVSGNKRDDKVLYTHSGHPGGLKGRTVGQILDTRPDRLVERAVKGMIPKNKLGNQIIRKLKVYAGPNHPHAAQQPIPFEIKQVAQ; encoded by the coding sequence GTGCCTACGTACAGCCCCAAGGGCGGTGACGTGACCCGCAAGTGGTACGTCATCGACGCCACTGACGTAGTGCTCGGCCGTCTTTCCGTGCAGGCTGCGAACCTGCTGCGCGGCAAGACCAAGCCGACCTACGCGCCGAACGTCGATGGTGGCGATTTCGTCATCATCATCAATGCCGACAAGGTCGCCGTCTCGGGCAACAAGCGCGACGACAAGGTCCTCTACACCCACTCCGGTCACCCGGGTGGTCTGAAGGGCCGTACCGTGGGCCAGATCCTGGACACCCGCCCCGACCGTCTGGTCGAGCGTGCCGTCAAGGGCATGATCCCGAAGAACAAGCTGGGCAACCAGATCATTCGCAAGCTGAAGGTCTACGCGGGCCCCAACCACCCGCACGCCGCCCAGCAGCCCATCCCCTTCGAGATCAAGCAGGTGGCCCAGTGA
- a CDS encoding cupredoxin domain-containing protein yields MSIRRQSSSRALILVAVVAGALVVGGCSSNSSDKAAATTTAAASSGAAATSTGPAAPAAVTVEVKDMKFSPADVTIKAGDTVTWKFDDRAPHAVQGIGDVALGINSPIIHKGEWSHTFTTAGTYRYLCPLHPDMKGSVTVQ; encoded by the coding sequence ATGTCGATCCGTCGCCAGTCGTCCTCGCGTGCCCTGATTCTCGTCGCCGTCGTGGCGGGAGCGCTGGTGGTCGGGGGCTGCTCGTCGAACAGCTCCGACAAGGCGGCCGCCACCACGACCGCGGCCGCGTCGAGCGGTGCGGCGGCGACCTCCACGGGCCCGGCCGCGCCCGCCGCGGTGACCGTCGAGGTGAAGGATATGAAGTTCTCGCCCGCCGATGTGACCATCAAGGCCGGGGACACCGTCACCTGGAAGTTCGACGACCGGGCCCCGCACGCGGTGCAGGGCATCGGCGATGTGGCGCTGGGCATCAACAGCCCGATCATTCACAAGGGCGAGTGGAGCCACACCTTCACCACCGCGGGCACCTACCGCTACCTGTGCCCGCTGCATCCGGACATGAAGGGCAGCGTCACCGTCCAGTGA
- a CDS encoding DUF6802 family protein: MVTSGDLPGLELPSFDAHSDLDGLGAVELPHPTQDLDGDGLLDTVTTGTDHAMQVWTDLDHDGFADHMTVVDSGGDYSAWEFHHNPDGTTAWVRTDEGHLGGK; the protein is encoded by the coding sequence ATGGTCACATCGGGTGATCTGCCCGGGCTGGAACTGCCGAGTTTCGACGCGCATTCGGATCTGGACGGGCTCGGCGCCGTCGAGTTACCGCATCCCACGCAGGATCTCGACGGCGACGGCCTACTCGACACCGTGACCACCGGGACCGATCACGCCATGCAGGTGTGGACGGATCTGGATCACGACGGATTCGCCGATCACATGACCGTGGTGGACAGCGGCGGGGACTACTCGGCGTGGGAGTTTCACCACAATCCCGACGGCACCACGGCGTGGGTGCGCACGGACGAAGGGCATCTCGGCGGCAAGTAG
- the rpsI gene encoding 30S ribosomal protein S9, translated as MTAPEEFNDDYVVEDTAVEVVEEGDGYEAEAEYTSYAAAPVVIDRPVQTVGRRKEAVVRVRLVPGSGNFVLNGRTIEDYFPNKVHQQLVKSPLVTVERTETFDIHARLVGGGPSGQAGALRLAIARALIEVTPEDRPALKRAGFLTRDPRATERKKYGLKKARKAPQYSKR; from the coding sequence GTGACCGCTCCCGAAGAATTCAACGACGACTACGTCGTGGAAGACACCGCTGTGGAGGTCGTCGAGGAGGGTGACGGTTACGAGGCCGAGGCCGAGTACACCTCCTACGCCGCCGCTCCGGTCGTCATCGACCGTCCGGTCCAGACCGTCGGCCGCCGTAAGGAAGCCGTCGTTCGCGTGCGCCTGGTGCCGGGTTCCGGCAACTTCGTGCTCAACGGCCGCACCATCGAGGATTACTTCCCGAACAAGGTGCACCAGCAGCTGGTGAAGTCCCCGCTGGTCACGGTCGAGCGCACCGAGACCTTCGACATCCACGCCCGCCTGGTCGGCGGCGGCCCGTCCGGTCAGGCCGGCGCCCTGCGCCTCGCCATCGCGCGTGCCCTGATCGAGGTCACCCCGGAGGATCGTCCCGCCCTCAAGCGTGCCGGCTTCCTGACCCGTGACCCGCGTGCCACCGAGCGTAAGAAGTACGGCCTCAAGAAGGCCCGCAAGGCGCCTCAGTACTCGAAGCGCTGA
- a CDS encoding dienelactone hydrolase family protein, with protein MSASVKSLLSTLTLRGPHEVLRGNLGIAGLPGVVYTPGKGLNLPAVAFGHGWLTGVGNYRRLLEHLASWGYVAAAPDTERGPIPSHLNLATDLLTTLDICAGVRLGAGNISVDPKKLALVGHGMGAGAAVIAASQREVAAVAALYPAPTAPSAEALAPKIDAPALILAGATDIDSVSSDALPLAAAWGEDALLRSLDKASHNGMVEGRRALAALGAGKHEPKTERLTRALLIGYLNYTVLGDKKYKPFADPETPIPHTQLVDPHAPDEDIDHPQKLPVLQLIQALRK; from the coding sequence GTGTCGGCGTCTGTGAAATCGCTTCTGAGCACTCTGACCCTGCGTGGCCCGCACGAGGTGCTGCGCGGGAATCTCGGCATCGCCGGGTTGCCCGGCGTCGTGTACACGCCCGGGAAGGGGCTCAACCTGCCCGCGGTGGCGTTCGGGCACGGGTGGCTGACCGGGGTGGGCAACTACCGCCGGTTGCTGGAGCATCTCGCCTCCTGGGGGTATGTGGCCGCCGCGCCCGACACCGAGCGCGGACCGATTCCCTCGCACCTGAATCTGGCCACGGATCTGCTGACCACCCTGGACATCTGCGCCGGGGTGCGGCTGGGCGCGGGCAATATCAGCGTCGATCCGAAGAAGCTGGCCCTGGTCGGGCACGGCATGGGCGCGGGCGCGGCCGTCATCGCCGCGTCCCAGCGCGAGGTCGCCGCCGTCGCCGCCCTGTATCCCGCCCCCACCGCGCCGTCCGCCGAGGCGCTCGCCCCCAAGATCGACGCCCCCGCCCTGATCCTGGCCGGCGCCACCGATATCGACTCGGTCAGCTCCGACGCCCTCCCGCTGGCCGCCGCCTGGGGCGAGGACGCCCTCCTCCGCTCCCTCGACAAGGCCAGCCACAACGGCATGGTCGAAGGCCGCCGCGCCCTGGCCGCCCTCGGCGCCGGCAAACACGAACCCAAAACCGAACGCCTCACCCGAGCCCTCCTCATCGGCTACCTCAACTACACCGTCCTCGGCGACAAGAAATACAAACCCTTCGCCGACCCCGAAACCCCCATCCCCCACACCCAACTCGTCGACCCCCACGCCCCCGACGAAGACATCGACCACCCCCAAAAACTCCCCGTCCTCCAACTCATCCAAGCCCTCCGCAAGTAA
- the glmM gene encoding phosphoglucosamine mutase, translating into MGRLFGTDGVRGLANGSLSPELALQVSAAAAQVLSRGKKRAVAVVGRDPRASGEMLEAAVTAGLTAAGVDVLSVGVLPTPAVAYLTGLYDACLGVMISASHNPMPDNGIKIFAAGGHKLDDAVEDRIEALIAEGSFHRPTGAAIGRVLGRPGLGGHVYDVYDSYSLEGTHERYVEHLVQATGRDLRGLTVVVDCAHGAASEVGPTAYREAGATVIAINAEPDGLNINDGCGSTHLEQVQAAVREHRADLGLAHDGDADRCLAVDATGAVVDGDAIMAVLAVAMRDSGELAANTLVATVMSNLGLHIAMRDAGITMRTTAVGDRYVLEDLRAGGYTLGGEQSGHVVFPKYGTTGDGVLTGLKLMARMAETGRSLAELASIVHTVPQVLLNVPVSDKAAVAVAPSVLAAVAEAERLLGDTGRILLRPSGTEQLVRVMVEATDQTQAHNLADNLAKLVAAV; encoded by the coding sequence ATGGGACGTTTGTTCGGCACCGATGGTGTGCGTGGGCTGGCCAACGGATCGTTGAGTCCGGAACTGGCGCTGCAGGTTTCCGCGGCCGCGGCTCAGGTTCTGAGCCGTGGCAAGAAGCGCGCCGTGGCCGTGGTCGGCCGCGACCCTCGCGCCAGCGGTGAGATGCTCGAGGCCGCCGTGACCGCGGGCCTGACCGCCGCAGGTGTGGACGTGCTGTCGGTCGGCGTGCTGCCGACGCCCGCCGTCGCCTACCTGACCGGCCTCTACGACGCCTGCCTGGGTGTCATGATCTCCGCCTCGCACAATCCCATGCCGGACAACGGCATCAAGATCTTCGCCGCGGGCGGGCACAAGCTCGACGACGCCGTCGAGGACCGCATCGAGGCGCTCATCGCCGAGGGCTCGTTCCACCGGCCCACCGGTGCGGCGATCGGGCGCGTGCTGGGCCGTCCCGGGCTCGGCGGGCACGTCTACGACGTGTACGACAGCTACAGCCTCGAAGGCACCCACGAGCGATATGTCGAACACCTGGTCCAGGCCACCGGGCGCGATCTGCGCGGGCTGACCGTGGTGGTGGACTGCGCGCACGGCGCGGCCTCCGAGGTCGGGCCGACCGCCTACCGCGAGGCGGGCGCGACCGTCATCGCCATCAATGCCGAACCCGACGGCCTGAACATCAACGACGGCTGCGGCTCCACGCATCTGGAGCAGGTGCAGGCCGCCGTCCGCGAGCACCGTGCCGATCTGGGCCTCGCCCACGACGGTGACGCCGACCGTTGCCTGGCCGTGGACGCCACCGGCGCGGTGGTCGACGGCGACGCCATCATGGCGGTCCTCGCCGTCGCCATGCGCGACTCCGGCGAGCTGGCCGCCAACACCCTCGTCGCCACCGTCATGAGCAACCTCGGCCTGCACATCGCCATGCGCGACGCCGGAATCACCATGCGCACCACCGCCGTCGGCGACCGCTACGTCCTCGAGGATCTGCGCGCGGGCGGCTACACCCTGGGCGGGGAACAGTCCGGGCACGTCGTCTTCCCGAAGTACGGCACCACCGGCGACGGCGTCCTGACCGGCCTGAAACTCATGGCCCGCATGGCCGAAACCGGCCGCAGCCTGGCCGAATTGGCGAGCATCGTGCACACGGTCCCGCAGGTCCTGCTGAACGTCCCGGTCTCCGACAAGGCCGCCGTCGCCGTCGCCCCCTCGGTCCTGGCCGCCGTAGCCGAAGCCGAACGCCTCCTGGGCGACACCGGCCGAATCCTCCTGCGCCCCAGCGGAACCGAACAACTAGTCCGCGTAATGGTCGAAGCCACCGACCAAACCCAAGCCCACAACCTCGCCGACAACCTCGCCAAACTGGTCGCCGCCGTCTAA